A region of the Methyloprofundus sedimenti genome:
TTTGTGCCGTTTTTCATCTAGCAGGCCCATTACACTGGCAATAATCAACCCACATGCACTGAGTAACTTGATGACCGGCAGGGCTTGCAATGCAGGTGTACGATTATTATCGGATTTAGCGGGTTGAAATATAATGGCTACCCAGATACAGAGCGCTGTCCAGATCGCGAAAAGATATCTGTCCGGCTGGTTAATGCCCGGGTAAAGTGTCAACGGGAGCAGGGGGGCGAATAGAATGATGATAGCAACAATCAATAATGGTATGTTCAGTAGTCCTTTGCAGGCTGCTATTAATGACATTATAGCGACGATAACTACTCCGGCAAGGCCCCAGCCATGCTTATCGAAAAGCAAAAATGCGACATTTGCTAATTGTTTCACCGTACTTAAATAGTTTATATCACTTTTATTGGTAACATACCCGCCCACCCATGCGCCAAGGACTTCATGGCGCCAGAGGGTATACGCGACAGCGACTAATACAAATGGCAACATGGCCATCAGTCGCTGCTTTAAGTTGCCAGCAGGTATGACAAACAATAGCCCTATGAGAGGGACATAAATCTCTTTGCAAGTCATTGCCAGTGCATACAGAATGACAGCAGATAATAATTTATAGCGCTTGCCATGACGTAAGTAATGTGTGAAAAAGTAAAGACTTAACAAGGAAAAAAGCATCCCTGTTAAGTAATGGTTGTTCATTAGCTTCTGAGTTAAGTGAAAGGTAGGTCTTCCCGTGAGAAATAAGATGATTCCGAGTGCTGCGGAGGGGAATGGGAGCCATAACCTTAATAAGGCATATAGGGATAATGCGGAGCCAATAATGACAAGCAACAAATGGGCATAAAAACCTCCTGGTTCAAATCCAAATACCGACAGGTTTAGGTCATAAAACAAGGCATTCCAGGGCGTGACATTAGCACCCGACTGAGCGCGTGTTATTGAAGGTTCAAAAAAATATTGCCAAGGGCTGTATTCAGTGGCAAACATCAAATGAAAGCCATCATCAGATCGCCAATATCCTCCAAGCGCATCCGCATGTAAGATTATTGTTAACAAGACAGTCAGCGCAATGATCAGTGACCATTCAAGCCGGCTAGGCGTCGGGTTGCGGAGAAATTGTGTAAGCGCAGTGATGCTTTTTGAGCTAGTAAATGTCTGCATATTTATTTTAAGAAAAAATGAATCTTTAGCATAGAAAATGTAAATTGGCTGATTTGAAAATGGCGAATAAAATACGCTTCATTCCTGGGTATATAGACAATATTATTGCGGACTATCTGCTAACGGACAGCCTGGGTTTGAGAGCGTCTTGATGATAAAAATAGCTTGCTTATAAAGATAAATACTTTATTTGCTCAGGGATAGCGAACCAGACAATATATGCCAGAGGTTATGAGAATCATACCCAGAAGTTTCAAATAAGAAATGTGCTCACCTAAAATTAATATACTTGCTACAGCAACCAGGAGGAAGGTAGCTCCTGCCATGGCGGGTGCAGCCAGTGACAACGGCAGCAGGGCAAATATGCGTACAGTAAGCACGAAACTTGCACCGTAAAGTATGATTGCAACAATAATCCACGGAGTCAGCCATGGGCTTATCCATGCATCCCAGCCTTTAATTAATGTACGGTCTGATTGGCTGGCCAGTTTAATCGACACTTGCGCAGCAACATTGCATAATATGGCGATAATAGAAAGAAGCCAGATCATTTATTACTTCCCTGGTTTTTTTTGGGTTTTATCAGGTAGCTAGGGCGGCCTTTGACTTCTTCATAAATGCGCCTCAAATAATGACTGATAATACCAAGCCCCATAAGCACTGTTCCGCCGATGATAACGATGAGTAAATTGATGGTGGTAAAGCCATCAAGCGCAACACCTTGCCATTTTTGCCAAAGGCTCAATATACCTATTATAAGGCCGAGTGCTAGACTAAAAGCACCTGTCCAGCTCACAATGCGTAAAGGTAAGCTGGATAGTGCGGTTATATTATCTATTGCATAACAGAGTAGCCGAAATCGACTCCAGCGGCTCCCCCCCGTCCCTTTTCTTAATGCAACTTTAAAGGGTATCCGTGCTGACGGGTATCCTGACCAGTCAATCAGCCCGCGGAAAAAACGTTGATTCTCGGGGAACGCCAGGTAAGTATTTACAACATGCCGGTCAAGTAGCTTAAAGTCACATAAACCGCGAATATTCAGATGAGTGAAAAAGTGAAATAGCGCATAAAAAATATACGAGAAAACCTTACTCGCTATGGGTTCTCTACCACGATCGGCCTTAATCGCTTCAACAACTAAAACGCCACTAGACCAAAGTTTTACCATCTGTGGAATTAATTCAGGCGGATGCTGCAAATCGGCATCAAGTATAATAACTGCCTTTCCCTCTGCGGCTTTAAGACCGGCGTGTATCGCTGCTTCTTTACCAAAGTTACGAGTGAGTTCGATTAGGTGAATGCGGGAATCATTGCGTGCTAAGGCTGCAATTTTTTCCACTGTGTTATCTGTAGATCCATCATCTACAGCAATGATTTCAATTGGCATGTCTTCGCCACAATATGCCGCTGATAAGATAGTCTGTAGATTTTGGCTTATGTCAGAGCTTTCGTTGAAAATAGGAATGACAAGTGATATTACTGGGGACGGGGTTGGCATTGCCTTAATCTCAAGCTAGCTATGTGATTAAGCATTTTATGTTTTTTTTCAGGGAGTCACAATCTTAAATGAACCCCATTCACTAAAATAGTCCTGAACCTAGTTATGCGAACTGTTATTCCACAAGTGAGCAATAGTCATAATGATGAGATTTCTTATACACGTCACTTTATCAACCAGGCTGGATTTTTAGACTAAGGAATAGTGTAAGATTTCGGCCACTATAGACTTTCAGATAAATAACGTCCACATGCCCAAACAAAAATTCCAG
Encoded here:
- a CDS encoding glycosyltransferase family protein, with protein sequence MQTFTSSKSITALTQFLRNPTPSRLEWSLIIALTVLLTIILHADALGGYWRSDDGFHLMFATEYSPWQYFFEPSITRAQSGANVTPWNALFYDLNLSVFGFEPGGFYAHLLLVIIGSALSLYALLRLWLPFPSAALGIILFLTGRPTFHLTQKLMNNHYLTGMLFSLLSLYFFTHYLRHGKRYKLLSAVILYALAMTCKEIYVPLIGLLFVIPAGNLKQRLMAMLPFVLVAVAYTLWRHEVLGAWVGGYVTNKSDINYLSTVKQLANVAFLLFDKHGWGLAGVVIVAIMSLIAACKGLLNIPLLIVAIIILFAPLLPLTLYPGINQPDRYLFAIWTALCIWVAIIFQPAKSDNNRTPALQALPVIKLLSACGLIIASVMGLLDEKRHKTGDVQLSEAMYHFALETDFSKQALILDANENGNYWAFVGSEARRAYDNSKKHIPAPALIFVNKLNSLLLLDQIAHDHQIDLSAIQFLQYHNGTFSPVNIKPIINNSLNLLNSGKDQMLQITFSQEQGRLNWLFQPKGISYSATLWREKPNRLQYSIVDIPDQGAFPINIQDKTQISLTATSQNGWIVATPKFKLNTHQQKIVWHGKTDLAQYTDKLKSLLSSIDSHTNSAVIQSP
- a CDS encoding DMT family transporter, translated to MIWLLSIIAILCNVAAQVSIKLASQSDRTLIKGWDAWISPWLTPWIIVAIILYGASFVLTVRIFALLPLSLAAPAMAGATFLLVAVASILILGEHISYLKLLGMILITSGIYCLVRYP
- a CDS encoding glycosyltransferase family 2 protein, producing the protein MPTPSPVISLVIPIFNESSDISQNLQTILSAAYCGEDMPIEIIAVDDGSTDNTVEKIAALARNDSRIHLIELTRNFGKEAAIHAGLKAAEGKAVIILDADLQHPPELIPQMVKLWSSGVLVVEAIKADRGREPIASKVFSYIFYALFHFFTHLNIRGLCDFKLLDRHVVNTYLAFPENQRFFRGLIDWSGYPSARIPFKVALRKGTGGSRWSRFRLLCYAIDNITALSSLPLRIVSWTGAFSLALGLIIGILSLWQKWQGVALDGFTTINLLIVIIGGTVLMGLGIISHYLRRIYEEVKGRPSYLIKPKKNQGSNK